A single region of the Xiphias gladius isolate SHS-SW01 ecotype Sanya breed wild chromosome 17, ASM1685928v1, whole genome shotgun sequence genome encodes:
- the eva1c gene encoding protein eva-1 homolog C isoform X1: MRVMSRTRPCHGPDWGHSLLCLTLLLWTRRMNGLADFSNYLSRIIISHSAHACDGQPLRLHCPRHSTISIQSAFYGSGEAWRCKADPDPPLRAARNHSCSAFTALQKLLSECQSHRDCQLPVSHLLFGKDPCPGSTKYLHVDYKCKPTEYRRHVACEGETMVLRCKPSRVLNIYAAVYGRGLGQTDTCPSHLTRPPPFECLNHEAVHLVSESCYGKPKCVVAIGNQTFRDPCFPGTRKYLSVVYSCVPQTLLREADPNIFSSTSSPTVDTEKVDPEEPFSKGSRRPDNSGDMMSDSLLTYVYVKEHPEMAALLFTSSVCVGLLLTLLAVSVRVTCRGRRPGDHRLPSKSRSQTADCREDEEEEDDDDDDDDEGEEDEDDDDDDEEGTESSLISAAERKAVYGWEEVTYVSEAAERAERIERREMVIQEIRMNAYLNGSSC, encoded by the exons ATGCGAGTCATGAGCCGGACGCGTCCTTGCCACGGACCAGACTGGGGCCACAGCCTCCTCTGCCTAACTCTACTCCTGTGGACCAGGCGCATGAACGGACTGGCTGACTTCTCAA ACTACCTGTCCCGGATCATCATCAGTCACTCCGCTCACGCCTGTGACGGGCAGCCTCTGCGACTCCACTGTCCACGACACTCCACCATCTCCATCCAGTCGGCCTTCTACGGCAGCGGCGAGGCGTGGCGGTGCAAGGCAGACCCGGACCCTCCGCTCCGAGCCGCCCGCAACCACAGCTGCTCAGCTTTTACTGCTCTACAG AAGCTGCTGTCTGAGTGTCAGAGCCACAGGGATTGCCAGCTACCTGTCAGTCACCTGCTGTTTGGGAAGGACCCCTGCCCCGGCTCGACCAAATACCTCCACGTGGACTACAAGTGTAAACCCA CTGAATACAGAAGACATGTGGCGTGTGAGGGAGAGACCATGGTCCTGCGCTGCAAGCCCTCCAGGGTGCTGAACATCTACGCAGCTGTCTACGGCAGAGGTCTGGGCCAGACGGACACCTGCCCCTCACACCTGACGAGACCACCCCCGTTTG AGTGTCTCAACCACGAGGCCGTGCACTTGGTGTCCGAGTCCTGCTACGGCAAACCGAAGTGTGTTGTTGCCATCGGCAACCAGACCTTTAGGGACCCCTGCTTTCCAGGAACCAGGAAGTACCTCAGTGTGGTGTATTCTTGTG TACCGCAGACCTTACTAAGGGAGGCAGACCCGAACATATTCAGCTCCACCTCATCTCCTACCGTGGACACAGAAAAAG TAGATCCGGAGGAGCCTTTCTCCAAAGGGTCGAGAAGGCCAGACAACTCAGGAGATATGATGAGCGACTCCCTCCTGACCTATGTCTACGTCAAAG AGCATCCAGAAATGGCAGCTCTGCTCTTCACCTCCAGCGTGTGCGTTGGTCTTCTGCTCACCCTGCTGGCTGTGTCGGTCCGGGTGACCTGCAGAGGGCGCCGCCCCGGGGATCACAGACTCCCGTCCAAGTCTCGCAGCCAGACTGCCGACTGCcgggaggatgaggaggaggaggatgatgatgatgatgatgatgatgaaggagaagaggatgaggatgacgacgacgacgacgaagAAGGAACAGAGAGCTCTTTAATCTCAGCGGCGGAGAGGAAGGCAGTGTACGGCTGGGAGGAGGTGACTTATGTGAGCGAGGCAGCCGAACGGGCAGAGAGGATTGAGCGCAGAGAGATGGTCATACAGGAGATTCGGATGAATGCATATCTGAATGGCAGCTCATGTTAA
- the eva1c gene encoding protein eva-1 homolog C isoform X3 — protein sequence MRVMSRTRPCHGPDWGHSLLCLTLLLWTRRMNGLADFSNYLSRIIISHSAHACDGQPLRLHCPRHSTISIQSAFYGSGEAWRCKADPDPPLRAARNHSCSAFTALQKLLSECQSHRDCQLPVSHLLFGKDPCPGSTKYLHVDYKCKPTEYRRHVACEGETMVLRCKPSRVLNIYAAVYGRGLGQTDTCPSHLTRPPPFECLNHEAVHLVSESCYGKPKCVVAIGNQTFRDPCFPGTRKYLSVVYSCVPQTLLREADPNIFSSTSSPTVDTEKDPEEPFSKGSRRPDNSGDMMSDSLLTYVYVKGLETSHTSLKSPHRLLPLFHEVQPSSE from the exons ATGCGAGTCATGAGCCGGACGCGTCCTTGCCACGGACCAGACTGGGGCCACAGCCTCCTCTGCCTAACTCTACTCCTGTGGACCAGGCGCATGAACGGACTGGCTGACTTCTCAA ACTACCTGTCCCGGATCATCATCAGTCACTCCGCTCACGCCTGTGACGGGCAGCCTCTGCGACTCCACTGTCCACGACACTCCACCATCTCCATCCAGTCGGCCTTCTACGGCAGCGGCGAGGCGTGGCGGTGCAAGGCAGACCCGGACCCTCCGCTCCGAGCCGCCCGCAACCACAGCTGCTCAGCTTTTACTGCTCTACAG AAGCTGCTGTCTGAGTGTCAGAGCCACAGGGATTGCCAGCTACCTGTCAGTCACCTGCTGTTTGGGAAGGACCCCTGCCCCGGCTCGACCAAATACCTCCACGTGGACTACAAGTGTAAACCCA CTGAATACAGAAGACATGTGGCGTGTGAGGGAGAGACCATGGTCCTGCGCTGCAAGCCCTCCAGGGTGCTGAACATCTACGCAGCTGTCTACGGCAGAGGTCTGGGCCAGACGGACACCTGCCCCTCACACCTGACGAGACCACCCCCGTTTG AGTGTCTCAACCACGAGGCCGTGCACTTGGTGTCCGAGTCCTGCTACGGCAAACCGAAGTGTGTTGTTGCCATCGGCAACCAGACCTTTAGGGACCCCTGCTTTCCAGGAACCAGGAAGTACCTCAGTGTGGTGTATTCTTGTG TACCGCAGACCTTACTAAGGGAGGCAGACCCGAACATATTCAGCTCCACCTCATCTCCTACCGTGGACACAGAAAAAG ATCCGGAGGAGCCTTTCTCCAAAGGGTCGAGAAGGCCAGACAACTCAGGAGATATGATGAGCGACTCCCTCCTGACCTATGTCTACGTCAAAG gccTTGAAACCAGCCACACCTCCTTGAAATCACCACATCGGCTCCTTCCGTTGTTCCACGAAGTTCAACCCTCCAGTGAATGA
- the eva1c gene encoding protein eva-1 homolog C isoform X2 codes for MRVMSRTRPCHGPDWGHSLLCLTLLLWTRRMNGLADFSNYLSRIIISHSAHACDGQPLRLHCPRHSTISIQSAFYGSGEAWRCKADPDPPLRAARNHSCSAFTALQKLLSECQSHRDCQLPVSHLLFGKDPCPGSTKYLHVDYKCKPTEYRRHVACEGETMVLRCKPSRVLNIYAAVYGRGLGQTDTCPSHLTRPPPFECLNHEAVHLVSESCYGKPKCVVAIGNQTFRDPCFPGTRKYLSVVYSCVPQTLLREADPNIFSSTSSPTVDTEKDPEEPFSKGSRRPDNSGDMMSDSLLTYVYVKEHPEMAALLFTSSVCVGLLLTLLAVSVRVTCRGRRPGDHRLPSKSRSQTADCREDEEEEDDDDDDDDEGEEDEDDDDDDEEGTESSLISAAERKAVYGWEEVTYVSEAAERAERIERREMVIQEIRMNAYLNGSSC; via the exons ATGCGAGTCATGAGCCGGACGCGTCCTTGCCACGGACCAGACTGGGGCCACAGCCTCCTCTGCCTAACTCTACTCCTGTGGACCAGGCGCATGAACGGACTGGCTGACTTCTCAA ACTACCTGTCCCGGATCATCATCAGTCACTCCGCTCACGCCTGTGACGGGCAGCCTCTGCGACTCCACTGTCCACGACACTCCACCATCTCCATCCAGTCGGCCTTCTACGGCAGCGGCGAGGCGTGGCGGTGCAAGGCAGACCCGGACCCTCCGCTCCGAGCCGCCCGCAACCACAGCTGCTCAGCTTTTACTGCTCTACAG AAGCTGCTGTCTGAGTGTCAGAGCCACAGGGATTGCCAGCTACCTGTCAGTCACCTGCTGTTTGGGAAGGACCCCTGCCCCGGCTCGACCAAATACCTCCACGTGGACTACAAGTGTAAACCCA CTGAATACAGAAGACATGTGGCGTGTGAGGGAGAGACCATGGTCCTGCGCTGCAAGCCCTCCAGGGTGCTGAACATCTACGCAGCTGTCTACGGCAGAGGTCTGGGCCAGACGGACACCTGCCCCTCACACCTGACGAGACCACCCCCGTTTG AGTGTCTCAACCACGAGGCCGTGCACTTGGTGTCCGAGTCCTGCTACGGCAAACCGAAGTGTGTTGTTGCCATCGGCAACCAGACCTTTAGGGACCCCTGCTTTCCAGGAACCAGGAAGTACCTCAGTGTGGTGTATTCTTGTG TACCGCAGACCTTACTAAGGGAGGCAGACCCGAACATATTCAGCTCCACCTCATCTCCTACCGTGGACACAGAAAAAG ATCCGGAGGAGCCTTTCTCCAAAGGGTCGAGAAGGCCAGACAACTCAGGAGATATGATGAGCGACTCCCTCCTGACCTATGTCTACGTCAAAG AGCATCCAGAAATGGCAGCTCTGCTCTTCACCTCCAGCGTGTGCGTTGGTCTTCTGCTCACCCTGCTGGCTGTGTCGGTCCGGGTGACCTGCAGAGGGCGCCGCCCCGGGGATCACAGACTCCCGTCCAAGTCTCGCAGCCAGACTGCCGACTGCcgggaggatgaggaggaggaggatgatgatgatgatgatgatgatgaaggagaagaggatgaggatgacgacgacgacgacgaagAAGGAACAGAGAGCTCTTTAATCTCAGCGGCGGAGAGGAAGGCAGTGTACGGCTGGGAGGAGGTGACTTATGTGAGCGAGGCAGCCGAACGGGCAGAGAGGATTGAGCGCAGAGAGATGGTCATACAGGAGATTCGGATGAATGCATATCTGAATGGCAGCTCATGTTAA